A region of uncultured Tolumonas sp. DNA encodes the following proteins:
- a CDS encoding ParB/RepB/Spo0J family partition protein — protein sequence MTLKKRGLGKGLEALLGTSQVARQKQIISDIQADAAQNRVDNQTGELQTLPVTWLRPGKYQPRRDMSQDALEDLANSIRAQGVIQPIVVRRIADQQYEIIAGERRWRASQLVRLETVPCLIKNVEDNAAVAIALIENIQREDLNAIEEAVALQRLMTEFELSHQQVAEAVGKSRSAVSNLLRLNQLNDDVKQLVEHGDLDMGHARALLSLDGELQSDTARTVAQKGLTVRDTERLVQKLLNPPAAKAEPQVDQQGVAWSEALSEKLGVSVQFVRAGEDNGKIVLSYQSCAEFEKIRHFFNLS from the coding sequence ATGACATTGAAAAAACGCGGTTTAGGCAAAGGTTTGGAAGCCTTGCTGGGCACCAGTCAGGTTGCCCGGCAGAAGCAAATTATCAGTGATATACAAGCGGATGCTGCGCAAAACCGGGTTGATAATCAAACCGGCGAATTACAAACCCTGCCGGTGACCTGGTTACGGCCGGGAAAATATCAGCCACGACGCGATATGTCGCAGGATGCGCTGGAAGATCTGGCCAATTCGATCCGCGCGCAAGGGGTGATCCAGCCGATTGTGGTGCGCCGCATCGCTGATCAGCAATATGAAATTATCGCCGGTGAACGTCGCTGGCGTGCCAGCCAGTTAGTACGACTGGAAACTGTGCCTTGCCTGATCAAAAACGTTGAAGACAACGCTGCCGTGGCGATAGCACTGATTGAGAATATTCAGCGTGAAGATCTGAATGCCATTGAAGAAGCGGTGGCGTTACAGCGGCTGATGACCGAATTTGAACTGTCCCACCAGCAAGTGGCCGAAGCGGTCGGTAAATCCCGTTCTGCGGTGAGTAATTTATTGCGTTTGAATCAGTTGAATGACGATGTCAAACAGTTGGTCGAACACGGCGATCTGGATATGGGTCATGCGCGGGCGTTACTCAGTCTGGATGGTGAATTGCAAAGCGATACCGCACGAACGGTAGCGCAGAAAGGTTTAACTGTGCGAGATACCGAGCGGTTGGTGCAGAAACTGCTCAACCCACCTGCTGCTAAAGCCGAACCACAGGTGGATCAGCAAGGTGTTGCCTGGTCGGAAGCCTTGTCTGAAAAATTGGGTGTTTCCGTACAATTTGTCAGGGCTGGTGAAGACAATGGCAAGATTGTATTGAGTTATCAAAGTTGTGCAGAATTTGAAAAAATTCGCCACTTCTTTAATTTGAGTTAG
- a CDS encoding ATP synthase subunit I — protein MLPRPAMSVKTMAWSVLWVQLALIVVAALITLLVKDAVTAGSVLCGGGTYWVPQLLFSVISTSRPDRELDVGLVLWDVYLAAGSKLISTLVFFVVVFKWLHVNHAVVLITFGLLLVSQWIISLTLNNRY, from the coding sequence ATGCTGCCAAGACCTGCGATGAGTGTTAAAACTATGGCGTGGTCTGTGCTTTGGGTTCAGCTTGCACTGATAGTGGTAGCGGCATTAATTACTTTATTGGTGAAAGATGCGGTTACTGCGGGTTCTGTCTTATGCGGAGGCGGAACTTACTGGGTACCACAACTCCTGTTCAGCGTTATCAGCACTTCACGACCTGATCGTGAGCTGGATGTTGGGTTGGTCTTGTGGGATGTCTATCTGGCTGCCGGGTCAAAATTGATTTCCACGCTGGTTTTTTTTGTGGTGGTTTTCAAATGGCTGCATGTGAATCATGCCGTGGTATTGATTACATTCGGTCTGTTGCTCGTTAGTCAGTGGATAATATCGTTAACCCTCAACAATCGTTACTAG
- the atpB gene encoding F0F1 ATP synthase subunit A, translating into MASTGELLTPQEYIQHHLHHWQMGAESGFWVVNIDSMVFSVVLGTLFIWLFRKVAVKATSGVPGKLQCFVELVVGFVDDTVKGIFHGKNKLIAPLALTVFVWIFLMNLMDLLPIDYLPQLAQLVAGDHSQKLRVVPSADVNITLSMALGVFFLILFYSIKMKGVSGFVKELTLTPFNHWAFVPINLLLETVTLISKPISLGLRLFGNMYAGEMIFILIAGMLPWWSQWLLNVPWAIFHILVITLQAFIFMVLTIVYLSMACEEH; encoded by the coding sequence ATGGCTTCCACAGGAGAACTGCTAACGCCTCAGGAGTACATTCAACACCATTTGCATCACTGGCAAATGGGCGCTGAATCGGGCTTTTGGGTGGTTAATATCGACTCCATGGTTTTTTCCGTGGTCTTGGGAACGCTGTTTATTTGGTTATTCCGTAAAGTGGCTGTTAAAGCGACCAGCGGTGTGCCAGGTAAACTGCAGTGCTTTGTTGAGTTGGTAGTTGGGTTTGTGGACGATACCGTTAAGGGTATTTTCCATGGCAAAAATAAGTTGATCGCGCCGCTGGCGCTCACAGTGTTTGTCTGGATTTTCCTGATGAACCTGATGGACTTATTACCAATCGACTACCTGCCACAGTTAGCACAGCTGGTTGCAGGAGATCATTCTCAGAAACTGCGTGTTGTTCCATCCGCTGACGTTAATATCACCTTGTCGATGGCTTTGGGTGTCTTTTTCCTGATCCTGTTTTACAGCATCAAGATGAAGGGCGTGTCCGGTTTCGTAAAAGAACTGACACTGACACCGTTTAATCATTGGGCTTTTGTGCCAATTAACTTGCTGTTGGAAACCGTAACTCTGATTTCCAAGCCTATCTCATTAGGTTTGCGACTATTCGGTAACATGTATGCAGGCGAGATGATTTTCATCCTGATCGCCGGGATGCTGCCGTGGTGGTCTCAGTGGTTACTGAATGTGCCGTGGGCTATCTTCCACATTCTGGTAATTACGCTGCAGGCGTTTATTTTCATGGTGTTGACAATTGTATATTTGTCAATGGCTTGTGAAGAACATTAA
- the atpE gene encoding F0F1 ATP synthase subunit C: protein MEMLFIAAGLMMGLAAIGAAIGIGVLGGKFLEGAARQPDLLPLLRTQFFIVMGLVDAIPMIAVGLGMYVMFAVAK from the coding sequence ATGGAGATGTTATTCATCGCTGCGGGTCTGATGATGGGTCTGGCTGCTATCGGCGCGGCAATCGGTATCGGTGTTCTGGGCGGTAAATTCCTGGAAGGCGCTGCACGTCAGCCTGACCTGTTGCCTCTGCTGCGTACCCAGTTCTTCATCGTTATGGGTCTGGTGGACGCGATCCCAATGATCGCGGTAGGTCTGGGTATGTACGTTATGTTCGCTGTCGCGAAGTAA
- the atpF gene encoding F0F1 ATP synthase subunit B: protein MNINATILGQTIAFILFVWFCMKFVWPPLMAAIEKRQKEIADGMASADRAKKDLDLAQNKAMEQIKEAKQQAAEIIEQANKRRAQVIDEANQDAMAEREKILNQAKAEIEAERNRAKEELRKHVAALAVAGAEKILERQLDSAANSAIVDKLVAEL, encoded by the coding sequence GTGAATATCAATGCAACCATCCTCGGCCAGACGATTGCTTTCATCCTTTTTGTTTGGTTCTGTATGAAGTTTGTGTGGCCGCCTCTGATGGCTGCCATCGAAAAACGTCAGAAAGAAATTGCTGACGGTATGGCTTCAGCAGACCGTGCGAAAAAAGACCTGGACCTGGCGCAAAACAAAGCTATGGAACAGATCAAGGAAGCAAAACAGCAAGCTGCTGAGATTATCGAGCAGGCCAATAAACGCCGTGCTCAAGTTATTGATGAAGCCAATCAAGACGCGATGGCGGAACGGGAAAAGATCCTGAACCAAGCCAAAGCGGAAATTGAGGCTGAACGCAACCGTGCGAAAGAAGAGCTCCGTAAACATGTTGCTGCTTTGGCAGTCGCTGGTGCGGAAAAAATTCTGGAGCGTCAGCTGGACAGTGCCGCGAACAGCGCCATTGTTGACAAGCTGGTTGCTGAACTCTAA
- the atpH gene encoding F0F1 ATP synthase subunit delta: MSEVTTIARPYAKAAFDFAVEQKAVDSWLSMLLFAAEVSKDDTVQQVIHSSMAPEQLAQLFNQICGEQLNEQGQNLIRVMAENGRLSVLPAVVAEFSALKAELDKELEAQITSAAALSEAEKAKIQKSLETRYQRTVRLNCQLDPSLMAGLVIKIGDDIIDASVRSKLNRLAEALQS; the protein is encoded by the coding sequence ATGTCTGAAGTGACAACCATTGCGCGCCCCTACGCCAAAGCCGCGTTCGATTTTGCCGTTGAACAGAAAGCGGTGGATAGCTGGTTATCGATGTTGCTCTTTGCGGCCGAAGTGTCGAAAGACGATACCGTACAACAGGTGATCCACAGTTCGATGGCGCCAGAACAACTGGCGCAGTTGTTTAACCAAATTTGTGGTGAACAGCTCAACGAGCAAGGCCAGAACCTGATCCGGGTGATGGCTGAAAACGGACGTTTGAGTGTACTGCCTGCGGTCGTTGCTGAGTTTTCAGCACTGAAAGCAGAACTGGACAAAGAACTGGAAGCGCAGATCACCTCTGCGGCAGCGTTATCTGAAGCGGAAAAAGCGAAAATCCAGAAATCTCTGGAAACACGTTATCAGCGCACAGTACGTCTGAATTGTCAGCTGGATCCATCTCTGATGGCTGGTCTGGTGATCAAGATCGGTGATGACATCATCGATGCCAGCGTTCGCAGTAAACTCAACCGCTTGGCGGAAGCATTGCAATCTTGA
- the atpA gene encoding F0F1 ATP synthase subunit alpha yields the protein MQLNSTEIAELIKKRIAQFNVVTEARNEGTIVSVSDGIIRIHGLADVMQGEMIELPGNCYGLALNLERDSVGAIVMGPYTDLAEGQKVTGTGRILEVPVGRGLLGRVVNTLGQPIDGKGPIENDGFAPVEVIAPGVIERQSVSQPVQTGYKAVDAMIPIGRGQRELIIGDRQTGKTALAIDAIINQKDSGIKCVYVAIGQKASTIANVVRKLEEHGALANTIVVVASASESASLQYLAPYSGCTMGEYFRDRGEDALIIYDDLSKHAVAYRQISLLLRRPPGREAYPGDVFYLHSRLLERASRVNTDYVEAFTKGAVKGQTGSLTALPIIETQAGDVSAFVPTNVISITDGQIFLTTQLFNAGIRPAVDPGISVSRVGGAAQTKIIKKLSGGIRTALAQYRELAAFAQFSSDLDDATRKQLNHGQKVTELMKQKQYAPMSVAQQALVLFAAERGYLEDVELNKIGDFEAALLSYANNEHADLMAEVNAKADYNDDIVARLSALIDSFKATQTW from the coding sequence ATGCAACTCAACTCCACTGAAATTGCCGAGCTGATTAAAAAGCGTATCGCGCAATTTAACGTCGTGACCGAGGCCCGCAATGAAGGGACTATCGTATCGGTCAGCGACGGTATTATTCGTATTCATGGCCTTGCTGATGTTATGCAAGGTGAAATGATCGAACTACCTGGCAACTGCTATGGTCTGGCTCTGAACCTGGAGCGTGACTCTGTTGGTGCTATCGTCATGGGCCCTTACACTGATCTGGCTGAAGGCCAGAAAGTAACGGGTACCGGTCGTATTTTGGAAGTACCAGTTGGTCGTGGTCTGCTGGGCCGTGTGGTTAACACACTGGGTCAGCCTATTGATGGTAAAGGCCCTATCGAAAACGATGGCTTTGCTCCAGTAGAAGTGATTGCCCCAGGCGTAATCGAGCGTCAATCTGTTTCTCAGCCAGTACAAACTGGTTATAAAGCAGTTGATGCGATGATCCCAATCGGCCGTGGCCAGCGTGAGCTGATCATCGGTGACCGTCAGACCGGTAAAACGGCACTGGCGATCGACGCGATCATCAACCAGAAAGATTCCGGCATCAAATGTGTGTACGTGGCTATCGGCCAGAAAGCGTCAACCATCGCCAACGTGGTACGCAAACTGGAAGAGCACGGTGCACTGGCTAACACCATCGTGGTGGTAGCATCTGCTTCTGAATCCGCATCTCTGCAATACCTGGCGCCTTACTCCGGTTGTACCATGGGTGAGTATTTCCGTGACCGTGGTGAAGATGCACTGATCATTTATGACGATTTGTCTAAGCACGCTGTGGCTTACCGTCAAATCTCTCTGCTGCTGCGCCGTCCACCAGGACGTGAAGCTTACCCAGGCGACGTGTTCTATTTACACTCTCGTCTGCTGGAACGTGCTTCTCGCGTCAACACAGATTATGTGGAAGCGTTCACTAAAGGTGCGGTAAAAGGCCAAACCGGTTCTCTGACGGCACTGCCAATCATTGAAACTCAGGCTGGTGACGTATCTGCATTCGTTCCGACCAACGTAATTTCGATTACTGACGGTCAGATCTTCCTGACCACTCAGTTGTTCAACGCCGGTATTCGTCCTGCGGTTGACCCGGGTATTTCGGTATCCCGTGTGGGTGGTGCTGCTCAGACCAAGATCATCAAGAAACTGTCCGGTGGTATCCGTACCGCACTGGCACAGTATCGTGAACTGGCGGCATTCGCACAGTTCTCTTCTGATCTGGACGATGCAACCCGCAAACAGCTGAACCATGGTCAGAAAGTGACTGAGCTGATGAAGCAGAAACAGTACGCACCAATGAGTGTGGCCCAGCAAGCGCTGGTGCTGTTCGCTGCTGAGCGTGGCTATCTGGAAGATGTCGAACTGAACAAGATCGGCGACTTTGAAGCAGCGCTGCTCTCTTATGCCAACAATGAGCATGCTGATTTGATGGCTGAAGTGAATGCAAAAGCAGATTACAACGATGATATCGTTGCGCGTCTGTCTGCATTGATTGACAGCTTCAAAGCGACTCAGACCTGGTAA
- the atpG gene encoding F0F1 ATP synthase subunit gamma gives MAGAKEIRNKIASVKNTQKITGAMEMVAASKMRKAQERMAYSRPYAVTMRKVIGHIALGNLEYKHSYLIEREVKRVGYIIVSTDRGLCGGLNINLFKSALVSMKEWKEQGVEVSTALIGSKAANFFERFGSKALAQVSGMGDAPSIGDLIGSVKVMLQAYDNGEIDRLYLVYNKFVNTMVQTPTVDQMLPLPKADDQALAKRHWDYLYEPDPKHLLNELLIRYVESQVYQGVVENLASEQAARMVAMKAATDNAGDLIGDLQLVYNKARQASITQELTEIVSGASAV, from the coding sequence ATGGCCGGCGCAAAAGAGATACGCAATAAAATCGCCAGTGTGAAGAACACGCAAAAGATCACCGGTGCCATGGAGATGGTGGCTGCCAGCAAAATGCGCAAAGCGCAGGAACGCATGGCCTATAGCCGTCCCTATGCCGTGACCATGCGCAAGGTGATCGGTCATATCGCGTTGGGTAACCTGGAGTATAAACACTCCTACCTGATTGAACGTGAAGTGAAGCGGGTCGGTTACATCATCGTATCGACTGATCGTGGTCTGTGTGGTGGTCTGAACATTAACCTGTTCAAATCAGCGCTGGTATCGATGAAAGAATGGAAGGAGCAGGGCGTAGAAGTTTCTACTGCGCTGATTGGTTCAAAAGCGGCCAACTTCTTCGAACGCTTTGGTAGCAAAGCACTGGCACAGGTTTCCGGGATGGGTGATGCACCAAGCATCGGCGATCTGATCGGTTCTGTAAAAGTGATGCTGCAAGCTTACGACAACGGCGAGATCGATCGTTTGTATCTGGTTTACAACAAGTTTGTAAACACCATGGTGCAGACACCTACAGTCGATCAGATGCTGCCTTTGCCGAAGGCTGATGACCAGGCGCTGGCAAAACGCCACTGGGATTATCTGTATGAACCGGATCCCAAACATCTGTTGAATGAACTGTTGATCCGTTATGTCGAATCACAGGTTTATCAGGGTGTGGTGGAGAATTTAGCCAGTGAGCAGGCAGCCCGTATGGTGGCAATGAAAGCGGCTACCGATAACGCCGGCGATCTGATTGGTGATTTACAACTGGTGTATAACAAGGCGCGTCAGGCGTCGATTACCCAGGAACTCACCGAGATCGTTAGCGGTGCATCGGCAGTTTAA
- the atpD gene encoding F0F1 ATP synthase subunit beta: MSNGIIVQVIGAVVDVQFPQDAVPKVYDALKIVSEGQSKGLVMEVQQQIGGGVVRCIAMGTSDGLRRGAEVVNTGEAIKVPVGMKTLGRIMNVLGEPVDEQGPIGADDNWVIHREAPSYEDQSSTTELLETGIKVIDLICPFAKGGKVGLFGGAGVGKTVNMMELINNIAKAHSGLSVFAGVGERTREGNDFYYEMKESNVLDKVAMVYGQMNEPPGNRLRVALTGLTMAEKFRDEGRDVLLFIDNIYRYTLAGTEVSALLGRMPSAVGYQPTLAEEMGVLQERITSTKTGSITSIQAVYVPADDLTDPSPATTFAHLDSTVTLSRQIAALGIYPAVDPLDSTSRQLDPLVVGQEHYETARGVQTVLQRYKELKDIIAILGMDELSEDDKLVVARARKIERFLSQPFNVAEVFTGSPGKYVTLKETIRGFKGILDGEYDDLPEQAFYMVGSIDEVVEKAKKL; encoded by the coding sequence ATGAGTAACGGTATCATTGTTCAAGTCATCGGTGCGGTTGTAGACGTACAGTTTCCGCAAGATGCGGTTCCAAAGGTTTATGACGCGCTGAAGATTGTGAGCGAAGGCCAGTCCAAAGGGCTGGTTATGGAAGTGCAACAACAAATCGGTGGTGGTGTTGTTCGTTGTATCGCGATGGGGACCTCTGATGGTCTGCGTCGTGGTGCCGAAGTGGTCAACACTGGTGAAGCGATCAAAGTACCGGTTGGTATGAAGACGCTGGGTCGTATCATGAACGTTCTGGGTGAACCAGTAGACGAACAAGGCCCAATCGGTGCAGATGACAACTGGGTTATTCACCGTGAAGCACCAAGCTACGAAGATCAATCCAGTACGACTGAACTGCTGGAAACCGGCATCAAGGTTATCGACCTGATTTGCCCGTTTGCCAAAGGCGGTAAAGTCGGTCTGTTCGGTGGTGCCGGTGTAGGCAAAACCGTAAACATGATGGAATTGATCAACAACATCGCGAAAGCGCACTCCGGTCTGTCTGTATTTGCCGGTGTGGGTGAACGTACCCGTGAGGGTAATGACTTCTATTATGAAATGAAGGAGTCTAACGTTCTGGATAAAGTAGCGATGGTGTATGGCCAGATGAACGAGCCACCAGGAAACCGCCTGCGTGTTGCGTTGACTGGTTTGACCATGGCGGAAAAATTCCGTGATGAAGGCCGTGACGTTCTGTTGTTCATCGACAACATCTATCGTTACACTCTGGCCGGTACTGAAGTATCCGCACTCCTGGGTCGTATGCCATCTGCGGTAGGTTATCAGCCAACACTGGCGGAAGAGATGGGTGTTCTGCAAGAACGTATCACCTCAACCAAGACTGGCTCTATCACCTCTATCCAAGCGGTATACGTACCTGCGGACGACTTGACCGACCCGTCACCAGCGACCACGTTTGCGCATTTGGACTCAACAGTTACATTGAGCCGTCAGATCGCAGCACTGGGTATTTACCCGGCGGTTGACCCACTGGACTCTACCTCTCGTCAGCTGGATCCGCTGGTGGTTGGTCAAGAACACTACGAAACCGCACGTGGCGTACAGACAGTTCTGCAGCGTTATAAAGAACTGAAAGACATCATCGCCATCCTGGGTATGGATGAATTGTCAGAAGATGACAAGCTGGTGGTAGCGCGTGCACGTAAGATCGAACGTTTCCTGTCGCAGCCATTTAACGTAGCGGAAGTATTTACCGGTTCACCAGGTAAATACGTGACTCTGAAAGAGACAATCCGTGGCTTTAAAGGCATTCTGGACGGCGAATACGACGATCTGCCAGAACAGGCGTTCTACATGGTTGGCTCCATCGACGAAGTGGTCGAGAAAGCTAAGAAACTGTAA
- a CDS encoding F0F1 ATP synthase subunit epsilon, which yields MAEITFHLDVVSAEGMLFSGRVESVQVSGAEGELGIRHGHAPLLTSIKPGLVRLVKLHGAEEVMYISGGMLEVQPEAATVLADTVIRAADLDEAKAQAAKRAAEEKIHGHPGDVDYATAITELAKAVAQLRVIEITRKHF from the coding sequence ATGGCTGAGATTACCTTCCACCTGGACGTGGTCAGTGCCGAAGGCATGCTGTTTTCCGGTCGTGTCGAATCCGTTCAGGTTTCTGGTGCGGAAGGCGAGTTGGGGATCCGTCACGGCCATGCGCCGTTACTGACTTCCATCAAGCCGGGTCTGGTGCGTCTGGTTAAATTACATGGCGCCGAAGAAGTTATGTACATCTCCGGCGGTATGCTGGAAGTACAACCGGAAGCTGCGACTGTGTTGGCTGACACGGTGATCCGTGCTGCTGATTTGGATGAAGCGAAAGCGCAGGCTGCGAAACGGGCTGCCGAGGAGAAAATCCACGGTCACCCGGGCGATGTGGACTATGCGACCGCGATCACCGAGCTGGCAAAAGCGGTGGCGCAATTACGCGTCATTGAGATCACACGTAAACACTTCTGA
- a CDS encoding chemotaxis response regulator protein-glutamate methylesterase: MNKSIQILVVDDSALVRQFMTEVIASQPDMTLLATAPDPIAAMAKMQKQWPDVILLDVEMPKMDGITFLKQIMAQHPTPVVICSSLTEKGTALTLEAFSAGAVAVFTKATLGVRQHLQSIANDLIRAIREASQAKTTTVRPPIKTAPVTMVTPIQTTHNLTRTTDRVVAIGTSTGGTIALENILTQLPQDVPGIVIVQHMPEKFTAAFAERLNGLCAIEVREAKNGDRVLQGCALIAPGGYHTQVVRNGAFYCTEVFDAPPVNRHKPSVDVLFRSVAKAVGRNALGMILTGMGDDGARGLLSMRQAGANTIAQDEASSVVFGMPKEAIKLGAAEQIFSLNQMPAMIAQFGRR, encoded by the coding sequence ATGAATAAATCAATTCAGATCCTGGTGGTCGATGATTCCGCTTTAGTCCGCCAATTCATGACGGAGGTCATCGCCAGCCAACCCGATATGACCTTACTGGCCACCGCGCCGGATCCCATTGCTGCCATGGCCAAAATGCAAAAACAGTGGCCGGATGTCATCTTGTTAGATGTCGAAATGCCGAAAATGGATGGCATTACCTTTTTAAAACAAATTATGGCGCAGCACCCGACTCCCGTGGTCATTTGCTCCTCCCTCACAGAAAAAGGTACGGCATTAACACTGGAAGCCTTTAGTGCCGGTGCGGTGGCTGTTTTTACCAAAGCCACACTCGGCGTGCGTCAGCATCTACAATCAATCGCCAATGATTTGATCCGCGCTATCCGCGAAGCCAGTCAGGCCAAAACCACCACAGTTCGGCCACCAATAAAAACTGCACCGGTCACGATGGTGACTCCGATCCAAACGACCCACAACCTGACCAGAACCACCGATCGCGTGGTAGCTATCGGCACCTCCACCGGCGGCACCATTGCTTTAGAGAATATCCTGACGCAACTCCCGCAGGATGTACCGGGCATCGTCATCGTGCAGCATATGCCGGAAAAATTTACCGCCGCCTTTGCCGAGCGCCTGAATGGGTTATGTGCCATCGAAGTGCGCGAAGCTAAAAACGGTGATCGGGTACTACAAGGTTGTGCACTCATCGCCCCCGGTGGCTATCACACGCAAGTTGTGCGCAATGGCGCTTTTTACTGCACCGAGGTATTTGATGCCCCGCCGGTGAATCGCCACAAACCCTCAGTGGACGTGTTATTTCGTTCGGTCGCGAAAGCCGTAGGCCGCAACGCACTGGGCATGATCCTGACCGGTATGGGCGATGATGGCGCACGCGGCTTGCTCAGCATGCGTCAGGCCGGGGCAAATACCATTGCGCAGGACGAAGCCTCCAGCGTGGTGTTTGGTATGCCGAAAGAGGCCATCAAACTGGGTGCCGCCGAACAGATCTTTAGCCTGAATCAAATGCCCGCGATGATCGCTCAATTTGGCCGCAGATAA
- a CDS encoding chemotaxis protein CheD: protein MNKPPLYLNPGGYFFGQLDGDLITLLGSCVSLCAWHPEKRLLMASHVVLPERPSDMLLKDTRYGDVVLQCVLADIYRHKTLISEYKLALFGGSTTIYAQDDYKNSVGARNVGYMRHVVEQVMKCSVSKEDIGGTQHRRLHIDGINGRFRVSLLEKASLPQDKEIE, encoded by the coding sequence ATGAATAAACCGCCACTTTATCTAAATCCAGGAGGCTATTTTTTTGGTCAACTGGATGGCGACCTGATCACCTTGCTCGGCTCATGCGTGTCATTATGTGCCTGGCACCCGGAAAAACGCCTATTAATGGCCAGTCATGTCGTGTTACCCGAACGTCCGAGCGACATGTTACTCAAAGATACCCGGTATGGCGATGTCGTGTTGCAGTGTGTTCTGGCGGATATTTATCGCCATAAAACGCTGATCAGTGAATACAAACTGGCCTTATTTGGCGGCAGCACCACCATCTATGCTCAGGATGATTATAAAAACTCGGTGGGAGCCCGTAATGTTGGCTATATGCGTCATGTGGTGGAACAAGTCATGAAATGCAGTGTCAGCAAAGAAGATATTGGCGGCACGCAACACCGACGCTTACATATCGACGGCATAAACGGTCGGTTTCGTGTTTCGTTACTGGAAAAAGCCAGTTTACCGCAAGATAAAGAGATAGAATGA
- a CDS encoding protein-glutamate O-methyltransferase CheR gives MEQKLPSLNDHDFNIIRHLMADISGIQMAVHKRALVSGRLMKRLRILQLDSFSDYVALLNNPQQQEERRIAVDLLTTNETFFFREKPHFDLLLKLLKQHPRRPLRLWSAACSSGEEVYSLAMILNEGLEKGTHWEIMGSDLCRQALDKAKQAVYPLQRTENLPTEWLNRYCLKGVGDMDGLFRIGSELRQHTRFECLNLNVPLPPTLGSFDIIFLRNMLIYFDPATKQQILERILAQLKPGGLLFVGHSEGLHGINLPVTAYAPAVYRKTV, from the coding sequence ATGGAACAGAAGTTACCCAGTTTAAACGATCACGATTTTAATATTATCCGCCATCTGATGGCGGATATTTCCGGCATACAAATGGCGGTCCATAAGCGAGCTTTGGTTTCCGGGCGCTTAATGAAACGCTTGCGCATACTGCAATTAGACTCATTTTCCGACTATGTCGCCCTACTAAACAATCCGCAGCAACAGGAAGAACGCCGGATTGCGGTCGATCTGCTCACCACCAACGAAACCTTCTTTTTCCGTGAAAAACCGCACTTCGATTTGTTGCTAAAATTACTAAAACAACACCCTCGCCGTCCGTTACGCTTGTGGAGTGCAGCCTGTTCCAGTGGCGAGGAGGTTTATTCCTTAGCTATGATCTTGAATGAAGGGTTAGAAAAAGGCACTCATTGGGAAATCATGGGTTCCGACCTTTGCCGTCAGGCGTTGGATAAAGCCAAACAGGCCGTTTATCCCTTACAACGCACGGAAAACTTACCGACAGAATGGCTGAACCGTTATTGCCTGAAGGGTGTGGGTGATATGGACGGTCTGTTTCGTATCGGCTCAGAATTACGGCAACACACTCGTTTTGAATGCCTGAATCTCAATGTGCCTTTGCCACCAACATTAGGCAGTTTCGATATTATATTTCTGCGTAACATGCTGATTTATTTCGATCCAGCAACGAAACAACAAATTCTGGAACGCATCCTCGCGCAATTAAAACCCGGTGGGTTGTTATTTGTCGGCCATTCGGAAGGGCTGCACGGCATTAATTTACCCGTTACCGCCTATGCACCGGCGGTGTATAGGAAAACAGTATGA
- a CDS encoding chemotaxis protein CheW: MEALQNNTTREVTPYQPTVDWGAGQNLSFRCMQTALALPIDRVREIIEYGQVTTVPMMPGYVRGVLNLRGNVVPVIDLAFRFGGKPTEVGRRTCIIILELPIGKTSQLAGLIVDAVDEVLDIEQSQIEPPPEFGTGINTQFILGMARQENGFLIILNAEALFSEDELQRMHEPLGVENVLKD; this comes from the coding sequence ATGGAGGCATTACAAAACAATACAACGCGGGAAGTAACGCCATATCAGCCAACGGTTGATTGGGGTGCAGGGCAAAACCTCTCTTTCCGTTGCATGCAAACGGCGCTGGCCCTGCCGATCGATCGGGTCAGAGAGATCATCGAATATGGGCAAGTCACGACTGTGCCTATGATGCCCGGTTACGTGCGTGGAGTGCTGAATTTACGTGGCAATGTGGTGCCAGTGATTGATTTAGCGTTTCGCTTTGGTGGTAAACCGACCGAAGTAGGCCGACGGACTTGTATTATTATCCTCGAACTGCCAATCGGTAAAACCAGCCAACTCGCCGGATTGATCGTCGATGCCGTGGATGAAGTGCTGGATATCGAACAAAGCCAGATTGAACCCCCCCCTGAGTTTGGTACCGGGATCAATACGCAATTTATTCTGGGTATGGCACGGCAAGAAAATGGCTTTTTAATCATTTTGAATGCCGAGGCCTTGTTCAGTGAAGACGAATTGCAGCGCATGCACGAACCACTGGGAGTTGAGAATGTGCTCAAGGACTAG